The Streptomyces sp. NBC_01197 genome window below encodes:
- a CDS encoding PucR family transcriptional regulator, which translates to MENQGGITVQRALELPGLRGGLPEVVAGGDRLSRTVRWVHAGEVPNIASLLKGGELLLTTGLGLGTRPAEQRAFVRRLADRGIAALVVELGPRFSRLPSTLVETARAAGLPLVQLHREVPFVSVTEEVHTEIVNGHYALVQRADEVHRRCTQALLGGGGVPQVLSILAEFTANPVFLETPDGQLLYAAGEGEPLQVWEGLRGHRPAGAVLVDVAGGGSGTGSVRARLALLPVSAPLAQVHRMAAERTAGILAVVLMQARQEEELAARGRGDFLTDLAEGRVSAHDAPAQARVLGFRPGEGPLLPVVMRLAAELSPSGNWAVLARAVLEELSSVGVPVLLGVRPVEGRVPLLLALRTESERTTVADRVAVALRAGVARAGLERAGAHPPIVVVGVAGGWAAASAGLRHAAETATAAQGLPDRPWYDARRLDIDLLLWRLRDQPDLAAFVDRAIGPLREHDRASRPALLPTLQTYLAHAGRKAETARELHLNRQTLYNRLARIAELLGTDLDDPQTVLALSLALRARRHTP; encoded by the coding sequence ATGGAGAACCAGGGCGGAATCACAGTGCAGCGGGCGCTTGAGCTGCCGGGGCTGCGCGGGGGGCTGCCCGAGGTCGTCGCGGGCGGCGACCGGCTCAGCCGCACCGTCCGGTGGGTGCACGCCGGTGAGGTGCCGAACATCGCCTCCCTGCTCAAGGGCGGCGAGTTGCTGCTCACCACCGGGCTTGGTCTGGGCACCCGCCCCGCCGAGCAGCGGGCGTTCGTCCGCCGGCTCGCCGACCGCGGGATCGCCGCCCTCGTGGTGGAGCTGGGCCCGCGCTTCTCACGGCTGCCGTCGACGCTCGTGGAGACCGCGCGGGCGGCCGGACTGCCGCTGGTCCAGCTGCACCGCGAGGTGCCCTTCGTCTCGGTGACGGAGGAGGTCCACACTGAGATCGTCAACGGTCACTACGCCCTGGTGCAGCGCGCCGACGAGGTGCACCGGCGGTGCACCCAGGCGCTGCTCGGCGGTGGCGGGGTGCCTCAAGTGCTCTCGATCCTGGCGGAGTTCACCGCGAACCCGGTCTTCCTGGAGACCCCCGACGGACAGCTGCTGTACGCCGCGGGCGAGGGCGAGCCGCTCCAGGTGTGGGAGGGGCTGCGCGGACACCGCCCGGCGGGCGCGGTCCTGGTGGACGTGGCGGGCGGCGGCTCGGGCACCGGTTCGGTACGGGCCAGACTGGCGCTCCTCCCGGTGTCGGCGCCGCTGGCCCAGGTACACCGGATGGCCGCCGAGCGGACCGCCGGGATCCTCGCCGTCGTGCTGATGCAGGCCCGGCAGGAGGAGGAGCTGGCAGCTCGCGGGCGCGGTGACTTCCTGACCGATCTGGCCGAGGGGCGGGTCTCCGCCCACGACGCGCCTGCCCAGGCCCGGGTCCTCGGCTTCCGGCCGGGCGAGGGTCCGCTGCTGCCCGTGGTGATGCGACTGGCGGCCGAGCTGTCGCCGTCGGGCAACTGGGCGGTGCTGGCCCGCGCCGTCCTGGAGGAGCTGAGCTCCGTCGGGGTGCCGGTGCTGCTGGGCGTACGCCCGGTGGAGGGCCGGGTCCCGCTGCTGCTCGCTCTGCGTACGGAGTCGGAACGGACCACCGTGGCCGACCGGGTGGCCGTCGCGCTGCGGGCCGGGGTGGCCCGCGCCGGCCTGGAGCGGGCCGGCGCGCATCCGCCGATCGTCGTGGTGGGGGTGGCGGGCGGCTGGGCCGCGGCATCGGCCGGGCTGCGACACGCCGCCGAGACGGCGACCGCCGCGCAGGGGCTGCCGGACCGGCCCTGGTACGACGCGCGGCGTCTTGACATCGACCTGCTGCTCTGGCGGCTGCGCGACCAGCCGGACCTGGCGGCCTTCGTGGACCGGGCGATCGGCCCGCTGCGCGAGCACGACCGCGCCTCGCGGCCCGCGCTGCTCCCCACGCTCCAGACCTACCTTGCCCACGCGGGCCGCAAGGCCGAGACGGCACGCGAGCTGCACCTCAACCGCCAGACGCTCTACAACCGGCTGGCACGGATCGCCGAGCTCCTCGGTACTGACCTGGACGACCCGCAGACGGTGCTCGCCCTGAGCCTGGCGCTGCGGGCCCGCAGGCACACCCCGTGA
- a CDS encoding PE-PGRS family protein, with protein sequence MDNLAKLLDGRGGVHDKVDEAFTRASQLGVTSHLTSLRPLRSWVSDTAPDLRKRATIGRLENGDPEAGLRWAGFSPRDLKKYQGEGLNPDTLLLANSMAASTDPKAFEFKRQRDESLNDWIQRLESHALSRIPGLQPHEATVDTLLGLFGDWTSITAATAVVTIQGSSLTKVLVGNNLQKGAVRAWKIRAGTMLRASNNALLRKGGNALIKWAPKIRSLSAPGSWLPGQLGNLLSRSSIYQSASRIPLTTGVRGDLFGEAWNTFRSTRMVRGMGANGVIDFLVGSDELAKTYGGFSHSGQAVTRAGGASLVKVFSKASNVQRFTNSLPNAVEGASAFRTGLGTAARTAGFLRGAGIVGGVASTGLSAANVISQGNPVEAFKRNGAGYVADVAEVGFNASMTAAMIAPNPITIGLAVGTGLIYGGAKVVEHWDDIKKGAGKAADWVGSKASKVGSGIAHGAKSLAKKANPANWF encoded by the coding sequence ATGGATAATCTCGCCAAGCTGCTCGACGGCCGGGGCGGGGTCCATGACAAAGTCGACGAAGCTTTCACGCGAGCTTCGCAGCTGGGCGTGACGAGCCATCTGACGTCCCTCAGGCCTCTGCGCTCCTGGGTTTCCGACACGGCACCCGACCTCCGCAAGCGGGCCACAATCGGTCGGCTGGAGAACGGGGACCCCGAAGCTGGGCTGCGGTGGGCCGGATTCAGCCCCCGGGACCTCAAGAAATATCAGGGCGAAGGACTCAATCCGGACACTCTCCTGCTGGCCAACTCGATGGCGGCCAGCACCGATCCGAAGGCTTTCGAGTTCAAGAGGCAGAGGGACGAATCCCTCAACGACTGGATTCAGCGCCTTGAGTCTCATGCCCTATCGAGAATTCCGGGACTTCAGCCGCACGAAGCGACCGTCGACACGCTTCTCGGCCTGTTCGGCGACTGGACTTCCATTACCGCGGCCACGGCAGTCGTCACGATCCAGGGTTCGTCCCTGACCAAGGTGCTCGTCGGGAACAACCTGCAGAAGGGTGCCGTCAGGGCGTGGAAGATCCGCGCAGGCACCATGCTCCGCGCTTCGAACAACGCTCTGCTGCGCAAGGGAGGAAACGCCCTCATCAAGTGGGCGCCGAAGATTCGTTCCCTCAGCGCGCCCGGCAGCTGGCTGCCCGGACAGCTCGGGAACCTCCTCTCGCGGAGCTCGATCTATCAGAGCGCCTCCCGGATTCCCCTGACGACGGGGGTCCGAGGGGACCTCTTCGGCGAGGCCTGGAACACGTTCCGATCGACTCGTATGGTCCGCGGTATGGGCGCCAACGGGGTCATCGACTTCCTGGTCGGATCGGATGAGCTGGCCAAGACCTACGGCGGGTTCTCCCACTCCGGCCAAGCCGTCACACGCGCGGGGGGCGCGAGCCTGGTAAAGGTGTTCTCGAAGGCGAGCAACGTACAGCGGTTCACGAACAGCCTCCCCAATGCGGTGGAGGGTGCTTCTGCCTTCCGTACGGGCCTGGGCACCGCGGCCAGGACAGCGGGTTTCCTCCGCGGGGCCGGCATCGTCGGTGGTGTCGCCTCGACGGGTCTCAGCGCCGCGAACGTCATCTCCCAGGGCAACCCGGTCGAGGCGTTCAAGAGGAACGGCGCCGGGTATGTCGCGGACGTCGCCGAGGTGGGTTTCAACGCCTCGATGACCGCAGCCATGATCGCGCCCAACCCCATCACGATCGGTCTCGCTGTCGGCACCGGGCTCATCTACGGTGGCGCGAAGGTCGTCGAGCACTGGGACGACATCAAGAAGGGTGCGGGGAAAGCGGCGGACTGGGTCGGCAGCAAGGCATCCAAGGTCGGGTCCGGGATCGCCCACGGTGCGAAGAGCCTTGCGAAAAAGGCGAATCCGGCCAACTGGTTCTGA
- a CDS encoding glycoside hydrolase family 15 protein, with protein sequence MAGRIEDYALIGDMQTAALVCRDGTADWLCLPRFDSHAVFAGLLGTEENGFWRLGPAHAPSACPPVADRRRYRGDSLILESEWDTPRGTVRVTDFMPPRDGAPQLIRIVEGVSGRVPMRSALRMRFSYGRVTPWVHKVDGRTVAVAGPDSVWLDTSADTYGEDLTTYSDFTVGPGDRIAFTISWEPSHKAPPALPEPENSLVATEDFWRDWVEQCTYHGPYREAVVRSLITLKALTYAPTGGIVAAPTTSLPEDIGGSRNWDYRYTWLRDAAITLSSLLRTGYREEARAWREWLLRAVAGDPENLQIMYGIAGERELGEAELDWLPGYENSTPVRVGNGAAGQLQLDVYGEVTEALHLAHMTGLARSDYASLLQIKLIRYLEGHWDQPDEGIWEVRGPRRHFVHSKVMAWVAVDRTIKLIESGDADGPLDRWRELRDDIHRDVCERGYDKERNTFTQSYGSKELDASLLLIPQMGFLPPDDKRVIGTVEAIQRELSTPDGFVLRYPTTGGAAGVDGLEGDEGAFLACSFWLADDLAMIGRVDEARKLFEKLLGLRNDLGLLAEEWDPRLQRQVGNFPQAFSHVPLIDTALRLTASGAYGG encoded by the coding sequence GTGGCCGGGCGCATCGAGGATTACGCACTCATCGGAGACATGCAGACCGCCGCCCTGGTCTGCCGGGACGGCACGGCCGACTGGCTGTGCCTGCCCCGCTTCGACTCGCACGCCGTCTTTGCCGGACTGCTGGGAACCGAGGAAAACGGTTTCTGGCGGCTGGGACCCGCACATGCCCCTTCGGCATGTCCGCCGGTCGCGGACCGGCGCCGCTACCGCGGGGATTCACTGATCCTCGAATCGGAGTGGGACACGCCACGCGGCACCGTCCGCGTGACGGATTTCATGCCGCCGCGTGACGGCGCCCCCCAGCTGATCCGGATCGTGGAAGGGGTGAGCGGGCGCGTCCCGATGCGCTCCGCACTCCGGATGCGGTTCAGCTACGGGCGGGTGACGCCCTGGGTCCACAAGGTGGACGGGCGCACGGTCGCGGTCGCGGGGCCCGACTCGGTGTGGCTGGACACCTCGGCCGACACCTACGGCGAGGACCTCACGACGTACTCCGACTTCACCGTCGGACCGGGTGACAGGATCGCCTTCACCATCAGCTGGGAGCCCTCGCACAAGGCCCCGCCCGCGCTGCCCGAGCCCGAGAACTCGCTGGTGGCGACCGAGGACTTCTGGCGCGACTGGGTCGAGCAGTGCACGTACCACGGCCCCTACCGCGAGGCCGTGGTCCGCTCACTGATCACCCTCAAGGCACTCACCTACGCGCCGACCGGCGGCATCGTCGCCGCGCCGACGACCTCACTGCCCGAGGACATCGGCGGCTCCCGCAACTGGGACTACCGCTACACCTGGCTCCGCGACGCGGCGATCACGCTCTCCTCGCTGCTGCGCACCGGCTACCGCGAGGAGGCCCGCGCCTGGCGCGAGTGGCTGCTGCGAGCCGTCGCGGGCGACCCGGAGAACCTGCAGATCATGTACGGGATCGCCGGGGAGCGCGAGCTCGGCGAGGCGGAGCTGGACTGGCTGCCGGGGTACGAGAACTCCACCCCCGTCCGGGTGGGCAACGGCGCGGCCGGACAGCTCCAGCTGGATGTGTACGGCGAAGTCACCGAGGCCCTCCATCTCGCCCATATGACGGGGCTCGCCCGCAGCGACTACGCGTCGCTGCTCCAGATCAAGCTGATCCGGTATCTGGAGGGCCACTGGGACCAGCCTGACGAGGGCATCTGGGAGGTGCGCGGACCGCGCCGCCACTTCGTGCACTCCAAGGTGATGGCCTGGGTCGCCGTCGACCGGACCATCAAGCTGATCGAGTCCGGGGACGCCGACGGGCCCCTCGATCGCTGGCGCGAGCTGCGCGACGACATCCACCGCGATGTCTGCGAGCGTGGCTACGACAAGGAACGCAACACCTTCACGCAGTCCTACGGCTCGAAGGAGCTGGACGCGTCCCTGCTGCTCATCCCGCAGATGGGGTTCCTGCCGCCGGACGACAAGCGCGTGATCGGCACCGTCGAGGCCATCCAGCGCGAACTGTCCACCCCGGACGGTTTCGTCCTGCGCTATCCGACCACGGGCGGCGCCGCGGGCGTCGACGGCCTGGAGGGCGACGAGGGGGCCTTCCTGGCCTGCTCGTTCTGGCTCGCCGACGACCTGGCGATGATCGGGCGGGTGGACGAGGCGCGCAAGCTCTTCGAGAAGCTGCTCGGGCTCCGCAACGACCTCGGGCTGCTCGCCGAGGAGTGGGATCCCAGGCTCCAGCGCCAGGTGGGCAACTTCCCGCAGGCCTTCAGCCACGTGCCGCTGATCGACACCGCGCTGCGGCTCACGGCCTCGGGGGCCTACGGAGGGTGA
- a CDS encoding CTP synthase produces MQARNSTSATTKHIFVTGGVASSLGKGLTASSLGALLKARGLRVTMQKLDPYLNVDPGTMNPFQHGEVFVTNDGAETDLDIGHYERFLDVDLDGSANVTTGQVYSTVIAKERRGEYLGDTVQVIPHITNEIKHRIRRMATDDVDVVITEVGGTVGDIESLPFLETVRQVRHEVGRDNVFVVHISLLPYIGPSGELKTKPTQHSVAALRNIGIQPDAIVLRADRDVPTAIKRKISLMCDVDEDAVVACVDAKSIYDIPKVLHTEGLDAYVVRKLDLPFRDVDWSTWDDLLDRVHNPDHEVTVALVGKYIDLPDAYLSVTEAIRAGGFANRARVKVKWVTSDDCRTPAAAKKQLGDVDAICIPGGFGERGVDGKVGAIQYARENRIPLLGLCLGLQCIVIEAARNVAGIPDANSTEFDAATGHPVISTMEEQLAYVEGAGDLGGTMRLGLYPAKLADGSLVREAYDDQPYVEERHRHRYEVNNTYRAELETKAGLVFSGTSPDNKLVEYVEYPREVHPYLVATQAHPELRSRPTRPHPLFAGLVKAAVARKTGK; encoded by the coding sequence ATGCAGGCCCGCAACTCAACATCCGCGACGACCAAGCACATCTTCGTCACCGGGGGTGTCGCCTCCTCCCTCGGCAAGGGTCTGACCGCCTCCAGTCTCGGTGCGCTCCTCAAGGCCCGCGGCCTGCGGGTCACGATGCAGAAGCTCGACCCGTACCTGAACGTCGACCCGGGCACGATGAACCCGTTCCAGCACGGTGAGGTGTTCGTCACCAACGACGGCGCCGAGACCGACCTGGACATCGGCCACTACGAGCGTTTCCTCGACGTGGACCTCGACGGCTCCGCCAACGTCACGACGGGCCAGGTCTACTCGACGGTCATCGCCAAGGAGCGGCGCGGCGAGTACCTCGGTGACACGGTGCAGGTCATCCCGCACATCACCAACGAGATCAAGCACCGCATCCGCCGGATGGCCACGGACGACGTCGACGTCGTCATCACCGAGGTCGGCGGCACGGTCGGCGACATCGAGTCGCTGCCGTTCCTGGAGACCGTCCGCCAGGTCCGCCACGAGGTCGGCCGGGACAACGTCTTCGTGGTGCACATCTCGCTGCTGCCCTACATCGGCCCCTCGGGCGAGCTGAAGACCAAGCCCACCCAGCACTCCGTCGCCGCCCTGCGCAACATCGGTATCCAGCCCGACGCGATCGTGCTGCGCGCCGACCGCGACGTACCGACCGCCATCAAGCGCAAGATCTCGCTGATGTGCGATGTCGACGAGGACGCCGTGGTGGCCTGCGTCGACGCCAAGTCGATCTACGACATCCCGAAGGTGCTGCACACCGAGGGACTGGACGCGTACGTCGTCCGCAAGCTCGACCTGCCGTTCCGCGACGTCGACTGGTCCACCTGGGACGACCTGCTGGACCGCGTCCACAACCCCGACCACGAGGTCACCGTCGCGCTGGTCGGCAAGTACATCGACCTGCCGGACGCCTATCTCTCGGTCACCGAGGCCATCCGGGCGGGCGGCTTCGCCAACCGGGCCCGGGTCAAGGTCAAGTGGGTCACGTCCGACGACTGCCGGACGCCGGCCGCCGCGAAGAAGCAGCTCGGTGACGTCGACGCGATCTGCATCCCGGGCGGCTTCGGCGAGCGCGGGGTCGACGGCAAGGTCGGCGCGATCCAGTACGCCCGCGAGAACCGGATCCCGCTGCTCGGCCTCTGCCTGGGCCTGCAGTGCATCGTCATCGAAGCGGCACGGAACGTCGCGGGCATCCCCGACGCCAACTCCACCGAGTTCGACGCGGCCACCGGCCACCCGGTGATCTCCACGATGGAGGAGCAGCTGGCCTACGTCGAGGGCGCCGGCGACCTGGGCGGCACCATGCGGCTCGGCCTCTACCCGGCGAAGCTCGCCGATGGCTCGCTCGTCCGCGAGGCGTACGACGACCAGCCGTACGTCGAGGAGCGCCACCGCCACCGCTACGAGGTCAACAACACCTACCGCGCCGAGCTGGAGACGAAGGCCGGCCTGGTCTTCTCGGGCACGTCCCCCGACAACAAGCTCGTCGAGTACGTCGAGTACCCCCGCGAGGTGCACCCCTACCTCGTCGCCACCCAGGCCCACCCGGAGCTGCGCTCCCGGCCCACCCGGCCGCACCCGCTCTTCGCGGGCCTGGTGAAGGCCGCTGTGGCGCGCAAGACCGGCAAGTAG
- a CDS encoding NUDIX hydrolase — protein MAIRDTAEEWQVTATTTPFTGNKTSVRTDDVVMPDGTVVHRDYQVHPGSVAVLALDDDGKVIVLRQYRHPVRQKLWEIPAGLLDVPGENPLHAAQRELYEEAHVKAEDWRVLADVYPTPGGCDEAVRIFLAREVSEAEGARFEVSEEEADMEHARVEPAELVRGALAGELHNTCLVVGALALTAALNGDGLDALRPADAPWPARPFEA, from the coding sequence ATGGCCATCAGGGACACCGCAGAGGAATGGCAGGTCACCGCGACCACCACCCCCTTCACCGGGAACAAGACCAGCGTCCGCACCGACGACGTGGTGATGCCCGACGGGACCGTCGTACACCGCGACTACCAGGTCCACCCCGGCTCGGTTGCCGTCCTCGCCCTGGACGACGACGGCAAGGTCATCGTCCTGCGCCAGTACCGCCATCCCGTACGGCAGAAGCTCTGGGAGATCCCGGCGGGGCTGCTCGACGTCCCCGGCGAGAACCCGCTGCACGCCGCGCAGCGCGAGCTCTACGAAGAGGCGCACGTCAAGGCCGAGGACTGGCGGGTGCTCGCCGATGTGTACCCGACGCCGGGCGGCTGCGACGAAGCCGTACGGATCTTCCTCGCCCGTGAGGTCTCCGAGGCCGAGGGCGCGCGCTTCGAGGTCTCCGAGGAGGAGGCGGACATGGAGCACGCCCGGGTCGAGCCCGCGGAGCTCGTACGGGGCGCACTTGCCGGAGAGCTGCACAACACCTGTCTGGTCGTGGGGGCCCTGGCGCTCACCGCCGCCCTCAACGGCGACGGCCTGGACGCCCTTCGCCCCGCCGACGCTCCCTGGCCCGCCCGGCCCTTCGAGGCGTAG